From one Pseudopipra pipra isolate bDixPip1 chromosome 2, bDixPip1.hap1, whole genome shotgun sequence genomic stretch:
- the SLC25A15 gene encoding mitochondrial ornithine transporter 1 translates to MRINSAIQAAIDLTAGAAGGTACVVTGQPFDTAKVKMQTFPNMYKGLVDCFVKTYKQVGFRGFYKGTTPALLANIAENSVLFMCYGFCQQIVRRIVGVDRKTKLSDLQNAAAGSFASAFATLVLCPTELVKCRLQAMYEMQLSGKIIQGHNTVWSVVKGVIQKDGPLGFYRGLSSTLLREVPGYFFFFGGYELSRTFFASGRSKDDLGPVPLLLSGGFGGSCLWISVYPVDCVKSRIQVLSMAGKQAGFMGTFITVVRTEGVLALYSGLTPTMIRAFVANGALFLAYEYSRKLMMKQIDSY, encoded by the exons ATGAGGATTAACTCTGCTATTCAGGCTGCTATTGACctcacagcaggagctgcag GTGGGACAGCATGCGTGGTGACTGGCCAGCCCTTTGACACCGCAAAGGTGAAGATGCAGACGTTCCCCAACATGTACAAAGGACTTGTTGACTGTTTTGTGAAAACCTATAAGCAAGTGGGGTTTCGAGGCTTCTACAAGGGAACCACACCAGCCCTTCTAGCCAACATCGCAGAGAACTCTGTTCTGTTCATGTGCTATGGATTTTGCCAACAAATTGTGAGAAGAATTGTTGGAGTCgacaggaaaacaaagctcaG tgatCTGCAGAATGCTGCTGCAGGCTCCTTCGCCTCTGCCTTTGCCACCCTTGtcctctgccccacagagctGGTGAAGTGCCGGCTACAGGCCATGTATGAAATGCAGTTGTCAGGAAAGATAATCCAGGGACACAA TACAGTTTGGTCAGTAGTGAAGGGTGTTATTCAAAAGGATGGCCCCCTTGGATTTTACCGTGGCCTGTCAAGCACTTTGCTGCGGGAAGTCCCAGgctatttcttcttctttggaGGGTATGAACTGAGCCGGACATTCTTTGCCTCTGGGAGATCAAAAGATGATTTAG GTCCTGTTCCTTTGCTACTAAGTGGAGGTTTTGGAGGCAGCTGTCTGTGGATTTCTGTGTATCCTGTGGACTGTGTCAAATCTAGAATTCAGGTTCTTTCAATGGCTGGAAAACAGGCAGGCTTTATGGGAACATTTATAACTGTTGTGAGAACTGAAG GTGTACTTGCCTTGTATTCTGGACTAACGCCAACTATGATCCGTGCGTTCGTGGCCAACGGGGCACTGTTCCTTGCCTATGAGTACAGCCGGAAACTTATGATGAAACAAATAGATTCTTACTGA